One Nocardia sp. BMG111209 DNA segment encodes these proteins:
- a CDS encoding enoyl-CoA hydratase-related protein, giving the protein MTQPVDDPVVLFERVGEVAVLRLHRPDRLNAFTVRMRRELEAAFDRCDADDEVRAVVLTGSGRAYCAGADLGAGGETFVAEPVDGGVPPDEGGLASLRIFRSTKPVVVAVNGPAVGVGVTSTLPADVRIASETARFGFVFTRRGLVPEACSSWFLPRIVGIATALEWTLSGRLIDAEEALAKGLVREVVPQERVVERGIELACGLVSGTAPVSVALTRRMLWSMLGAEGPEVAHLVESRGIYERGRSADIREGVEAFLAKREPHFVDRVSDGLPDLFGQ; this is encoded by the coding sequence GTGACACAGCCTGTGGACGATCCGGTGGTGCTGTTCGAGCGTGTCGGCGAGGTCGCGGTGTTGCGCCTGCATCGGCCGGATCGGTTGAACGCATTCACCGTACGGATGCGCAGGGAGTTGGAGGCGGCGTTCGATCGGTGTGACGCCGATGACGAGGTGCGGGCGGTGGTGTTGACCGGTTCCGGTCGTGCTTATTGTGCGGGTGCGGATCTGGGTGCCGGTGGGGAGACTTTCGTCGCGGAGCCGGTCGACGGCGGGGTGCCGCCGGACGAGGGTGGGTTGGCGTCGTTGCGGATCTTCCGGTCGACGAAGCCGGTGGTGGTGGCGGTCAATGGTCCCGCGGTGGGGGTGGGGGTGACCAGTACCTTGCCCGCCGATGTCCGGATCGCTTCGGAGACGGCGCGTTTCGGGTTCGTGTTCACGCGGCGTGGTTTGGTGCCGGAGGCGTGTTCGTCGTGGTTTCTGCCGCGGATCGTGGGTATCGCCACGGCGTTGGAGTGGACGTTGAGTGGCCGGTTGATCGATGCGGAGGAGGCGTTGGCGAAAGGTCTTGTGCGGGAGGTGGTTCCGCAGGAGAGGGTGGTGGAGCGGGGGATCGAGTTGGCGTGTGGTCTGGTGTCGGGGACCGCGCCGGTGTCGGTGGCGTTGACGCGTCGGATGTTGTGGTCGATGCTCGGGGCGGAGGGTCCGGAGGTTGCGCATCTGGTGGAGTCGCGGGGGATCTATGAGCGTGGTCGTTCGGCGGATATTCGTGAGGGTGTGGAGGCGTTTCTGGCGAAGCGGGAGCCGCACTTCGTCGACCGGGTTTCCGACGGACTACCGGACCTGTTCGGGCAGTAG
- a CDS encoding class I adenylate-forming enzyme family protein, giving the protein MAATIGSALSWWARVKGDRVALVVDGEELTYRELQDRSSRVARALVDRGVTPGDRVGVLGPNSLVWPVVALGVMKAGAALVPLNPRLRPAELRKVLDDAGSRLVILPPGFDEVADGTLALGDAFDRIEFAELVDPAATGADDFRVDIDPDAPAALLFTSGSTGLSKGVVCTNRTLLSIVFEASLVEEGLYPGTTSLLVLPLVFTPGLVWGLLMSVVLGGTLVIEPEFVPGRAARLLAERRVRAVFGVPLVFESISRTPEFAEADLSSLRTAIVGGAAVPAALLRRWADKGVALRQIYGMTEAGGVATATLVDEAADYPAWCGSGSIFTELKVMRADGSTADPGEEGEILLRGPGVTPGYWNDPDSTASAFADGWLRSGDLGRQDAEGRLQFVDRLKDLIITGGINISPVELERVIGQLDGVEEVAVIAARDDRFGETPAAIVKVSGDVDEARIIDHCNALVADYKVPRYVVLRDEPLPRLPSGKLAKTAIRAEYRDVADRFEKLR; this is encoded by the coding sequence ATGGCTGCGACAATCGGTTCCGCCCTGAGCTGGTGGGCCCGGGTGAAGGGGGATCGGGTCGCGCTCGTCGTGGACGGCGAGGAGCTGACCTACCGCGAGCTGCAGGACCGGTCGAGCCGGGTCGCGCGCGCCCTGGTGGACCGCGGTGTCACCCCCGGCGACCGGGTCGGCGTCCTCGGCCCCAACTCGCTGGTCTGGCCGGTCGTCGCGCTGGGGGTGATGAAGGCGGGCGCGGCACTGGTCCCGCTGAACCCGCGGCTGCGCCCGGCCGAACTGCGCAAGGTACTCGACGACGCCGGCTCCCGCCTGGTGATCCTGCCGCCCGGATTCGACGAGGTGGCCGACGGGACACTCGCGCTCGGCGACGCGTTCGACCGGATCGAGTTCGCCGAACTGGTCGACCCCGCCGCGACCGGCGCCGACGACTTCCGCGTCGACATCGACCCCGACGCCCCGGCCGCGCTGCTGTTCACCAGTGGATCGACCGGACTGTCGAAGGGCGTCGTCTGTACCAACCGCACGCTGCTCAGCATCGTGTTCGAGGCGTCGCTGGTGGAGGAGGGCCTCTATCCCGGCACGACCTCGCTGCTGGTGCTGCCGCTGGTGTTCACGCCGGGACTGGTGTGGGGTCTGCTGATGTCGGTGGTCCTCGGCGGCACGCTCGTGATCGAGCCGGAGTTCGTCCCCGGCCGGGCCGCGCGGCTGCTGGCCGAACGCCGGGTGCGCGCCGTGTTCGGCGTCCCCCTGGTATTCGAATCCATCTCGCGCACACCGGAATTCGCGGAGGCCGACCTGAGTTCGCTGCGCACCGCGATCGTCGGCGGCGCCGCGGTCCCGGCCGCACTGCTGCGCCGCTGGGCCGACAAGGGCGTGGCGCTGCGGCAGATCTACGGCATGACCGAGGCCGGCGGCGTCGCCACCGCGACGCTGGTCGACGAGGCCGCCGACTATCCGGCGTGGTGCGGATCGGGCTCGATCTTCACCGAGCTGAAGGTGATGCGCGCCGACGGCAGCACCGCCGACCCGGGGGAGGAGGGCGAGATCCTGCTGCGCGGCCCCGGCGTCACACCCGGCTACTGGAACGACCCCGACTCCACCGCGAGCGCCTTCGCCGACGGCTGGCTGCGCAGCGGCGACCTCGGCCGACAGGACGCCGAGGGCCGGTTGCAGTTCGTCGACCGCCTCAAGGATCTGATCATCACCGGCGGCATCAACATCTCCCCGGTGGAGCTGGAACGAGTGATCGGCCAGCTCGACGGCGTGGAGGAGGTCGCGGTGATCGCCGCCCGCGACGACCGCTTCGGCGAAACCCCCGCCGCCATCGTGAAGGTGTCCGGCGATGTGGACGAGGCCCGCATCATCGACCACTGCAACGCCTTGGTCGCCGACTACAAGGTGCCCCGCTACGTGGTCCTGCGCGACGAACCCCTGCCCCGGCTGCCCAGCGGCAAGCTCGCGAAGACCGCGATCCGCGCCGAATACCGTGACGTGGCAGACCGTTTCGAGAAGTTGCGGTGA